The Macadamia integrifolia cultivar HAES 741 chromosome 4, SCU_Mint_v3, whole genome shotgun sequence genome contains the following window.
ctgtGATATGTATGCCATGATTTTTTGTTCAACACATGGAAAACAAACCAGATGTTAACCAGGATTCTATATGAAAAATAATCATTTGTGGCTCATTTATGAGTTACAATACAATTTCATGTTTCTCAATAAGTAGTAAGTTATGCTTCTTGTTATTCAGGGGCACCAAAGTGTGATTGGCTAACAAAGCCATTAGATATCTCTCCTGTGTAATTGATCTCGTTCTCTATATGTTTTCGATATGTTTAAGTTGTATCAGGTTCCCTATATTGATCAAATTCAAGGTTATATATCATTATTTATGTAATGAAAGCTTCTTCATAAGATATGATGTTTTAGTCGACTTAATGATTGTTTGATGTAATAAAATCCCATACATGCATCTGAAATAAACTGCTTGATAGCCTGATAAAGACCATTAATATGGCCAGCTCCACAAAATCCACATGCAAAGTAGTGTTTGATTTGGTGCAAGGTATATAGAACCTGGATGCACCAGTTTATTACCAGTATCTCTGAAACTTTTACAACATACCAGACATCTTGCCAAGTCTTTAACCTTTGGAGCTTCTGTTATGATATCTACATATGTTTTTCTGGTTCTATTTTACCTACTGGCAACCAGTGTTGCAGGACATCCTTGATCTGGCTAGATATGCTACCGTCCCTGTGATCAATGGCCTAACAGACTACAATCACCCTGTACAAATCATGGCTGATGCCCTCACCATAATTGAACATATTGGACACTTGGAAGGGACCAAGGTTAGTTAATTACATTTCTGTCTTTTTTAGTGTCCCCCCCCCCCCNNNNNNNNNNNNNNNNNNNNNNNNNNNNNNNNNNNNNNNNNNNNNNcccccccccccccccgggttaGAGGAAAGCTTATTTAATAGAGCGTGTCCAAAGCAAGGAATCTAGATGGCATACATCAGATAACCAAGGAGTAGGGAGTGGCCAGattgtctcacacacacaagacAAGGCCTTCCTGGACAGGGAGTCAGCCACATTGTTAATCTCCCTAGAGATGTACTGGAATGAACAATTCCTAAAAAAAAGTGGCTAGGTGTTTAATATCCTTTATAATGTCTAGCACCTCAGGTTGTCTTTTAGTATAAATATACAGTTGTCACTAGTCTTGTTGATTCTGTATTTATCATTTTGTGAGTTCCAGGTTGTCTATGTTGGAGATGGAAACAACATTGTGCATTCCTGGCTCCTGATGGCTTCTGTAATCCCTTTCCATTTTGTCTGTGCTTGCCCCAAAGGCTTTGAACCTGACTGGAAGACAGTTGAGAAGGCCCGAAGCACTCATATTAGCAAGATTGAAATAACCAATGATGCAAAGGAAGCTGTTAGGGGAGCAGATGTTGTGTACTCAGATGTGTGGGCCAGCATGGGACAAAAGGAGGAGGCTGCATATCGCCGACAAGCCTTCCAGGGATTTCAGGTacttttttaacctttttttttttttttttttttttccgggggTTGGGTTCTGTTTTTCCGTTTTTAAAGGGAGtagccatagttgtcacgtaGGTTGACAAGGCATGCCTTAATGCCCAAGATGACCAATTCCCTTAAGTTTCAAGTGCCCAGAGTCTGAGACCCAAACGATGAAGGAAACCTACCTATGTTTGCCAACGGAAGGAAACCTACCTGTAACATGGAAAAAAATGCCTTGGTGCCTGTCAATTATGGTGGTTGTTTTCATGAGTTCTTTTGTTAGGACGGCTGGACGGGTCACAATGGGTATAGCCTGAAACTGTCATGTGGCAGCTTAGTTGGAGCTCAAATGTGGTGCACCATGACTATCCACCTGTGAATTTTAACCTGATTTGAGtcttccatgtggcaaaaaatGATAGTACAGGATAAAGAGACAGTTGAATCACAAAATTTTACTTGTAGCCAATCTAAGGGATGACCAACCGAAGGTTCAAATGGGCCGTGAGGCTCAGAAAATAGAAGCATGTTGCTTTGCCTGGCACATTGCCAATTATAATATTGGGATCTCTAAGATACCCATCACCCAGTTATTGACATAATTGGTCTCGCTTGATCAGCATTGTAGCCCCTGCTAGTCACTAAGCTTTTGGTGAATGCTGTTTTAGGCACTAAGCAATACTGAAAAGTGTCGTCGTTCATTAACTTAAAACTGATCACCCCATTGTGCTGATTTATGTGCCCACTGTGGACATCATCTCCAGGTGGATGAAGAGCTTATGAGATTGGCTGGGAACAAGGCTTATTTCATGCATTGCCTACCGGCAGAAAGAGGCGTGGAGGTAACTGATGGAGTGATTGAAGGTCCCAGATCTATTGTGTTTCCACAGGCTGAGAACCGTATGCATGCTCAGAATGCCATAATGCTTCATTTGCTCGATTGTTGATCATTGAGGCCAAGCTATAGGGTTGACACCAAGTTTTTCTTTCGAGTTATGTttttagaggatttttttcGTGGTCATCTTGCAGGTTTCATGTTTtggaagatttttatttttttgtgtggtCTTGTCGATGCTCCATTAGAAGTTTTGAGGGCATTTGTCTATGAGGATTATTACTGCCAAGCATCTAAATTAGAAACGGGTTGGTATTTTTACTCATTCCTTAAATGCCAGCATAATTCCAGCTCAAGTCCCGTTACTTCTACAAGTGGCCAAAAGAAGGCTTACAAATATTTGGTAGTGTCACAATATTACAAAAACGCACATGATTGCAGATGTGCATATTCTTGAACAGAAGATGCAGAAGAAAAAAGCTACCTCTCCTCCGAATTGAATTTGTTCCAAGCCTCCTGAGAAATCCACGAACCAAAAAATGGTCAGACCCAAAGATACGCCAGCAATCAAAGGCATTCTTGAATCTTTGATAGTGATCATGatttcattatcatcatcaaggatttaggtatcggtattggCTTATCAATCTGGATCGATAGGCATGTATTGATCACTTTTgcccttatttttctttcaaaaacacACATCCTTTTACTGTTTTAATCCTAAAATAATATGGAAATCAATCTGGATCTGTTAAATATTGATATCAATCTTCTCACCGATACAATACAGTCAATACGATATTGATACTgatatttgaaaccatgatcatCATACAGCAAATACTGTAAACATGTCAGTTCCCACATCTCTAGCAGGAAACTAAGTTCAAGCATTTCTACATCAATCTGAATCATTAAAGAATGATGACaacaataaaaagaacaaaactaGGCCTTTCTACATCAACCTGAATCATTAAAGAACGATGAcaacaataaaaagaagaaacctagacctttttttcttaataagaTCCAATGATCCATACACTTCCAATGTCCGCTACCCCCTTGAAGGGCCACCTCTCAAAGGCAAATTACTAGTacctagggttttaagaatcgGGATCGGATTGATGAATGAGCCAATTTGGATTAGTGTTCTGGACACCGATCCCAATACCTGACAAGCCAGATCGACATGCCCTGAATTAGAACCGGATTCTTCACAGGTGGATCCCGTTTTCAACTAAAATGGCTTAGAATCGGTCATACATTCATACCGATTCAGGCTGGATTACATTCGGATTGGAATCGGCACTGAGTTATTTGATCCCTGATTCCGTCTTTTGAAACCTTGTTAAACGCTGATTTGGATAGCTCCAAAGTGGAGCCATTTGGCAAACGGCAAATTGACTCGTAGTTGGGTTACAGGAGCTACAAATCTGTAATTCCTTATCTTAATGGTTCACCATGTGAATCCTTCTCACACATTCTGAGTTCCCAGGGTTACATTTGTTTCCTGCTACATTCCCTTCTAGAAAGGACACCTGAAGATTTATATGTTATTAACTTATTATACTACATTTTGCAGCTTCGGTGGAGGGTCCCAATGAGTGGACATTAGAAGAACAGTGGCACAAAGAAGATTTACTGATAAGCTTTGAGAATATAATGGACGTACAAAGATTGAAGACCATAAGATACAGATACTTGGGCTCTGATTCTCGATATATAGAAGTAATATACAGTTGTTAAGATAAATTATAATGCTGGAAGCATGATGCCAGCGCTTAGGATTTTAATGCCAAATAGATCATTTTTCagtaaaatgaggaaaaagaatACAGGAACATACCTTTAGAAGATCAAAAACTTTCTCGCAAATGTACTTCTGTTGAATGCTTGCACGCTTTTGTTGCATCTTATCAGGATGAACACAAAGGGTTGCTTTTCTATAAGCTTTCTTTACCGCAACAGCTGTTATAACTTCTGTCAGGGGAATTGGCTGCCAACCACTATCAGGCCCAAGGATCTgcgaaggaaaaagaaaacctaCTTATAACATTGAATAGACTAGTGGTGCTTGAGAAGCCATGTTTTCATCACAAGTGTAGTATTTTAACGCAGAAAACtaaagatgatgaagattaAAAAAGATGCAACAGCCTCTAggttcatccaaaaaaaaaaaaaaaaaaaaaaaaaaataaaaaaaaataagagagagagtttaTCAGAAGAACAGCAACTTTTAGTGAGTGCAGTTATTTCACATCTGACATTTATGCAAATTTTATATAAACAAGGAGGAAGCATATTACTCTCACCCTTTCCTCACATTGACTATAGTCATTTCTTAAAAGATATCCAAGTGGAGAACACGAGGATTGAAGAAAATAATCTACAACTGCCATTTTATCCTCATCCAATCCCCAACCACTCTTCctccccaaccaaaaaaaaaagggatctaCCTATCTACATTCCCTAGAATCTTAAAATATTCTCATGACAAGATATATTCCATTTGATGAGGTCAATAGCAACTTGGGAGATGCAGCCCACAAAATCAATGTGCGGGTTATAGAACCCGCAAGATCATAACACATATATACCCATAGCTGTACAAGGTTATTTTAGTTCTATGGTTT
Protein-coding sequences here:
- the LOC122076717 gene encoding ornithine carbamoyltransferase, chloroplastic → MATVMATISCSSSMAQLDTSNFSSSAQISRRIRHSPATLPGVSVSSPSRFHPIRRHRISCQSSASASSTSVSAAQKAKGKLKDFLHINDFDKDIIMNILDRAGEVKALLKSGNRKYLPFEGKTMAMIFAKPSMRTRVSFETGFFLLGGHAIYLGPDDIQMGKREETRDVARVLSGYNDIIMARVFAHQDILDLARYATVPVINGLTDYNHPVQIMADALTIIEHIGHLEGTKVVYVGDGNNIVHSWLLMASVIPFHFVCACPKGFEPDWKTVEKARSTHISKIEITNDAKEAVRGADVVYSDVWASMGQKEEAAYRRQAFQGFQVDEELMRLAGNKAYFMHCLPAERGVEVTDGVIEGPRSIVFPQAENRMHAQNAIMLHLLDC